One region of Strigops habroptila isolate Jane chromosome 11, bStrHab1.2.pri, whole genome shotgun sequence genomic DNA includes:
- the FBRSL1 gene encoding fibrosin-1-like protein isoform X10 has translation MLAANGGRPPSPPPYTEDEASVGSEKLFSPAANKGPTLNDKPEAKAANVPKVSGLERSRELSTDVPFALPIPSPQPVAAVVTSTSSAPTSSARASPLLKKEPVISAPAPPRLTPQPQPRPQSQPQPRPQSQPQLIPELRTQPPSHIPPPLNYQVHHQVAHNGLNNISRSSSASSATSISLPKHLPLSPQIPPHHSSGPALPLSISNLATSHFSLRSQTQHQHHPAMFATPPTLPPPPALPTNSLVIPGHPADHELLRQELNNRFLVQSSDRAAASLGPVPLLRAEFHQHQHTHQHQHTHQHTFTPFPSSLPQTPLMPPSAPPMVRTPAQNFDKYAPKLDNPYFRHSNFFPTYPPAMPGMPPMLPHSGPFGSLQGAFQPKTSNPIDVAGRPGTVHHTLLQKTPGVSDPYRPPVRVSKKPGKWCAVHVQIAWQIYHHQQKIKQMQLDPHKLEIGGKLDLFSRPPAPGVFPGFHYPQDLARPLFSTTGATHPATTPFGPSPHHSSFLPTNHLAGKYPFSRSSTFSGLGNLGSNAFGGLGSHALTHNNIFTHKDGPNLQNFNNPHEPWNRLHRTPPSFPTPPQWPKPTDSERSSSVTNHDRDREREREPEKRDLSLSKDDRDKERDLMDKNRHSNRSSPASAPVTHQISNLIRSNSQTSSDPIRQVSLSERERSKEPEREHPDRLREPPIAEHKIKESRSPVKETPSHDKRPSEDNTKPVIQSVSPYSKPALSESLKLTNLMSKDMERKTELPSDLQKIKNDIKVKEERKEDSDVLVVGSEPSQHSRSVEHPPPPTLHGLSLPHSMAASMPISMGSVHQMNNMNVLDRSRMMTPLIGMNPLSGRERLPHPGFSWDPMRDPLRDAYRSLDLHRRMDFQLRTDPIHRFPTTSGFYDHERSYRDREPHDYNHENLLEARREQERLRQVEERERLHLREELERARMHHLHSSPIESHLAHVPSFMPHLSGMHYPRLSPSTAMHNGILNRNPPTAALSAPPPLVPASSTRPASPRRTTPLTNSEARDYSPSRNPKEVEAR, from the exons GTCCCACCTTGAATGACAAGCCAGAAGCAAAAGCAGCCAATGTCCCAAAGGTGTCTGGGCTAGAGCGGAGCCGGGAACTGAGCACCGACGTGCCCTTCGCCCTGCCTATCCCCAGCCCCCAGCCAGTAGCTGCCGTTGTGACTTCTACTTCCTCAGCGCCCACGTCAAGTGCCAGAGCAAGCCCACTGTTGAAGAAGGAGCCAGTGATTtcagcaccagcaccaccaagGCTCACGCCTCAGCCGCAGCCTCGGCCACAGTCACAACCTCAACCTCGGCCGCAGTCGCAGCCTCAGTTAATACCAGAGCTTCGGACCCAGCCTCCGAGTCACATCCCTCCACCTCTCAACTACCAAGTGCATCACCAGGTGGCCCACAACGGACTCAATAATATCAG ccgGAGCAGCAGTGCTAGCAGTGCAACAAGCATCAGCCTCCCGAAGCACCTTCCCCTGTCGCCCCAGATTCCTCCGCACCATTCCTCCggcccagctctgcccctctccATCTCTAATCTTGCTACCTCGCACTTCTCTCTCAGATCGCAgacccagcaccagcaccatcCGGCCATGTTCGCCACCCCACCTACGCTGCCACCTCCACCAGCGTTACCTACCAACAGCCTCGTGATACCAGGTCACCCTGCAG ATCACGAACTGCTCAGGCAAGAGCTGAACAACCGGTTTTTGGTTCAGAGTTCGGACCGGGCCGCTGCCTCACTTGGCCCGGTGCCGCTGCTGAGAGCGGAGTTTCACCAGCACCAACACACGCATCAGCACCAACACACCCACCAGCACACATTCACTCCTTTTCCATCCAGCTTGCCCCAGACGCCGCTCATGCCGCCCTCTGCACCTCCCATGGTGCGTACCCCAGCCCAAAAT tttgaCAAGTACGCTCCCAAATTAGACAACCCTTACTTTCGACATTCCAAC ttcTTTCCAACCTATCCTCCAGCAATGCCTGGAATGCCACCCATGCTTCCACATTCAGGTCCCTTTGGGTCACTTCAGGGAGCATTTCAACCGAAG ACTTCAAACCCTATTGATGTAGCAGGTAGACCAGGCACAGTCCACCATACCCTGCTGCAGAAGACTCCAGGG GTGTCAGACCCTTATAGGCCTCCAGTAAGAGTAAGTAAG AAGCCCGGGAAGTGGTGTGCGGTTCATGTACAGATCGCCTGGCAGATCTACCATCACCAGCAAAAGATAAAG CAAATGCAGCTGGATCCCCACAAGCTAGAGATAGGTGGTAAACTTGACCTGTTCAGCAGACCTCCCGCCCCTGGGGTGTTTCCAGGCTTCCATTATCCACAGGATCTTGCCAGGCCTCTGTTTTCTACCACAG GTGCGACACATCCAGCCACCACCCCTTTTGGTCCTTCACCTCACCACAGCAGTTTCCTGCCCACTAACCACTTGGCAGGTAAGT ATCCATTTAGCAGGTCAAGCACCTTCAGCGGCCTTGGGAACTTAGGCAGCAATGCCTTTGGAGGATTAGGCAGTCATGCTCTGA CTCACAACAACATTTTTACTCACAAAGACGGCCCAAACCTGCAGAATTTCAATAATCCCCATGAGCCATGGAATAGACTCCATCGGACCCCACCGTCCTTCCCAACACCTCCACAGTGGCCCAAGCCCACTGATTCTGAGCGAAGCTCCTCAGTGACAAACCATGACAGAGACAGAGAGCGGGAGCGAGAGCCCGAGAAGAGGGATCTTTCTCTGAGCAAAGATGACAGAGACAAAGAGAG AGACCTCATGGATAAAAACAGACATTCAAACAGATCCTCACCGGCATCGGCTCCAGTGACACATCAGATAAGCAATCTCATCCGCAGCAACAGCCAAACCTCCAGTGATCCCATCAGGCAGGTTAGCCTCAGTGAAAGGGAAAGGTCCAAAGAACCCGAGCGAGAGCACCCTGACCGGCTGAGAGAGCCGCCCATAGCAGAACATAAGATTAAAGAGAGCCGTTCCCCAGTGAAGGAAACTCCAAGCCATGATAAGAGACCCTCTGAGGACAACACAAAGCCAGTAATCCAGTCTGTATCCCCATACAGCAAACCTGCACTAAGCGAGAGCTTGAAGCTTACCAATCTAATGAGCAAGGACATGGAGAGAAAGACAGAGCTTCCCAGCGACCTCCAGAAGATTAAGAATGACATCAAAGtcaaagaggagaggaaggaagacagTGATGTGCTGGTGGTAGGGTCTGAACCCTCACAGCACTCCCGATCAGTGGAGCATCCCCCACCACCTACTTTGCATGGATTATCATTGCCTCATTCAATGGCTGCCTCTATGCCCATCTCCATGGGCAGCGTGCACCAGATGAACAACATGAATGTTCTGGACCGCAGCAGAATGATGACCCCGCTCATAGGCATGAATCCTTTGTCAGGAAGAGAGAGGCTGCCACATCCCGGATTTTCTTGGGACCCAATGAGGGACCCATTGCGAGATGCCTACCGGAGCTTAGACCTGCACCGTCGAATGGACTTCCAGCTCCGGACGGATCCTATCCATAGGTTCCCTACCACCTCCGGATTTTACGACCATGAGCGTTCTTATAGAGACAGGGAACCGCACGACTATAACCATGAAAACCTTCTTGAAGCCCGCCGAGAGCAGGAGCGGTTGCGGCAAGTGGAGGAAAGAGAGCGCTTGCACTTACGGGAAGAACTTGAGCGTGCCAGAATGCACCACTTGCACTCGTCCCCCATCGAAAGTCACCTGGCACACGTGCCATCCTTCATGCCTCATTTAAGCGGGATGCATTACCCCAGACTGAGTCCATCCACTGCCATGCACAATGGGATTTTAAACAGGAACCCACCAACCGCAGCGCTGAGCGCCCCACCGCCTCTCGTACCAGCGAGCAGCACCAGACCTGCCTCCCCACGCAGGACTACTCCGCTCACAAACTCAGAGGCCAGGGACTATTCCCCCTCTAGGAACCCCAAAGAAGTAGAGGCACGATAG